One window of the Acaryochloris sp. CCMEE 5410 genome contains the following:
- a CDS encoding glycosyltransferase family 4 protein → MVAAGQSYRLLFVSTPLGPLGSGVGGGVELTLLNMLDALTQQGHHIQVVAPQQSQLPQTEVITVAGTPQIPAQTQTRQTPIHLPENSVLANMWLQVLALQSEFDLIINFAYDWLPLYLTPFLDTPVAHLISMGSLSDAMDQIIGQMAEQFPHTIGVHTQAQANTFPFAQHCYPVGNGFNLDLYQFTPEPEDYLCWLGRIAPEKALEDAVAAVDQTGQALKIMGHIQDQTYFDQIQAQFPNANIDYLGFLETTAMQEVLRHSRGLLVTPRWVEAFGNVVIEALACGVPVIAYHRGGPAEIIQPGKTGWLVEPDSIDGLVEAIHKLPEIDRQTCRQQAEQEYSLTAFAQRLEQWFAKILSQPST, encoded by the coding sequence TTGGTTGCTGCGGGTCAATCCTATCGATTACTATTTGTCTCTACTCCTCTAGGACCTTTAGGATCTGGGGTTGGGGGAGGAGTCGAACTAACGCTCCTGAATATGCTGGATGCCTTAACCCAGCAGGGCCACCACATCCAGGTAGTTGCACCTCAGCAATCTCAGTTGCCCCAAACTGAGGTGATCACCGTAGCCGGAACACCCCAGATTCCAGCCCAAACCCAAACTCGACAGACCCCGATTCATCTTCCTGAAAACTCAGTTCTCGCCAATATGTGGCTGCAGGTTTTGGCCCTGCAATCTGAGTTTGACCTGATTATCAACTTTGCCTATGATTGGCTGCCCCTCTACTTAACGCCCTTCTTAGACACACCTGTTGCCCATCTGATCAGCATGGGGTCGCTTTCAGACGCCATGGATCAAATCATTGGTCAAATGGCAGAGCAGTTCCCCCATACGATTGGTGTCCATACTCAAGCCCAGGCCAATACCTTTCCCTTTGCCCAGCACTGCTATCCCGTCGGTAATGGCTTTAATTTAGACCTTTACCAATTTACCCCTGAGCCAGAGGACTACTTATGCTGGCTGGGGCGGATTGCCCCCGAGAAAGCCTTGGAAGATGCGGTCGCTGCGGTCGATCAAACGGGGCAAGCTCTCAAAATTATGGGCCATATTCAAGATCAGACCTATTTTGATCAAATTCAGGCTCAGTTTCCCAACGCCAACATCGACTATCTAGGGTTTCTGGAGACCACGGCTATGCAAGAGGTCTTACGCCATAGCCGGGGGTTGCTCGTGACGCCTCGCTGGGTGGAAGCCTTTGGCAATGTTGTGATTGAAGCCCTAGCCTGCGGTGTTCCTGTAATTGCTTACCATCGGGGCGGTCCCGCAGAAATTATCCAGCCAGGAAAAACAGGCTGGCTCGTCGAGCCCGATAGCATCGATGGCCTAGTGGAGGCCATTCACAAGCTGCCCGAGATCGACCGACAGACCTGTCGCCAGCAGGCTGAGCAGGAGTATTCTCTGACGGCCTTTGCCCAGCGCCTGGAGCAATGGTTTGCTAAAATCCTGTCTCAACCCAGTACATAA
- a CDS encoding NAD(P)H-quinone oxidoreductase subunit 5 — translation MDSLYQFAWLIPVLPLGGAFLVGLGLISYNKQTNALRQLNAAFIVSLMGAAMVLSFSILWSQIQGHDPYLMTFEWASAGAFHLTMGYTIDHLTSLMLVVVTTVAFLVMIYTDGYMAHDPGYVRFYAYLSLFSFSMLGLVVSPNLVQIYIFWELVGMCSYLLVGFWYDRKPAANACQKAFVTNRVGDFGLLLGILGLYWATNSFEFDIMGERLQSLVSTGELSGVVAAIFAILVFMGPMAKSAQFPLHVWLPEAMEGPTPISALIHAATMVAAGVFLVARMFPVFSGIPTAMQFIAWTGAITAFLGATIAVTQNDIKKGLAYSTISQLGYMVMAMGIGAYSAGLFHLMTHAYFKAMLFLGSGSVIHGMEAVVGHNPALAQDMRLMGGLRKYMPYTGITFLIGCLAICGIPPFAGFWSKDEILSSAFEANPALWLVGWLTAGLTAFYMFRMYFSTFEGDFRGNINALREQIDGKSPALNFGPGAMDPRELTMVAEQEAHHHDDHHHADEPHESPITMTLPLMVLALPSIAIGLLGMPFNNRFEAFIYAPGEANAALEAAAEFEWSEFLLMAGNSVGIALIGITLASLMYRTRKVDPAAIANRFPSLYEFSLNKWFIDDLYERTIIKGCRRIARQVLEVDFKVVDGIVNFAGFLAVLTGEGLKYLESGRIQFYLFIIFMAVLGISIATVI, via the coding sequence ATGGATTCGTTATATCAATTTGCTTGGCTTATCCCTGTATTGCCACTTGGCGGTGCATTTCTCGTCGGTTTGGGGTTAATTTCCTATAACAAACAAACCAACGCTCTCCGTCAACTCAATGCGGCCTTTATTGTGTCCCTGATGGGAGCGGCAATGGTCCTCTCCTTCTCCATCTTGTGGAGTCAGATTCAAGGTCACGATCCCTATCTGATGACCTTTGAATGGGCCTCAGCAGGAGCGTTTCACCTGACGATGGGCTATACCATCGATCACCTGACCTCTCTGATGCTAGTGGTGGTCACCACGGTTGCCTTCCTGGTGATGATTTATACCGATGGGTATATGGCCCATGACCCCGGTTATGTAAGGTTTTATGCATATTTAAGTCTATTTAGCTTCTCCATGTTGGGGCTCGTCGTTAGCCCCAACTTGGTGCAAATTTATATTTTTTGGGAATTGGTAGGGATGTGTTCCTACCTGCTGGTGGGATTCTGGTATGACCGCAAGCCTGCTGCCAATGCCTGCCAAAAAGCATTTGTAACGAACCGAGTCGGTGACTTTGGGTTACTGCTCGGCATTTTGGGCCTATATTGGGCCACCAATAGTTTTGAATTCGACATTATGGGAGAGCGATTGCAATCCCTCGTGTCGACCGGTGAACTCAGCGGAGTTGTGGCTGCCATCTTCGCCATCTTGGTGTTTATGGGACCCATGGCCAAGTCAGCCCAGTTCCCCCTCCATGTCTGGCTACCGGAAGCCATGGAAGGTCCGACCCCCATTTCTGCCCTAATTCACGCGGCAACGATGGTGGCTGCTGGTGTTTTCCTCGTGGCTCGGATGTTTCCCGTGTTCTCGGGCATCCCCACCGCCATGCAGTTTATTGCCTGGACGGGCGCGATTACCGCCTTCTTAGGCGCAACGATTGCAGTCACACAAAACGATATTAAGAAGGGTCTGGCCTACTCCACCATTTCCCAATTGGGCTATATGGTAATGGCCATGGGCATCGGAGCCTATTCTGCAGGTCTATTTCACCTGATGACCCATGCCTACTTTAAGGCCATGCTGTTTCTCGGCTCTGGCTCTGTCATCCACGGCATGGAAGCCGTCGTCGGACATAATCCAGCCCTGGCCCAAGATATGCGTCTGATGGGTGGCTTGCGCAAGTACATGCCCTATACCGGCATTACCTTTTTAATCGGTTGCTTAGCGATCTGCGGTATTCCACCTTTTGCAGGTTTTTGGTCCAAGGATGAGATTCTCAGTTCCGCCTTTGAAGCCAATCCAGCCTTGTGGTTGGTAGGCTGGCTGACTGCAGGCCTGACAGCCTTCTATATGTTCCGGATGTATTTTTCCACCTTTGAAGGGGACTTCCGAGGCAATATCAATGCCCTGCGGGAGCAGATTGATGGCAAATCTCCTGCCCTCAACTTCGGCCCTGGCGCGATGGATCCTCGAGAGTTGACCATGGTAGCTGAGCAAGAGGCTCATCATCATGACGATCATCACCATGCGGATGAACCCCATGAATCTCCAATTACCATGACCTTGCCGTTAATGGTGTTGGCACTGCCCTCCATTGCTATCGGTCTATTGGGCATGCCGTTTAACAATCGGTTTGAAGCTTTTATCTACGCTCCTGGCGAAGCCAATGCAGCTCTAGAAGCAGCGGCTGAGTTTGAATGGTCTGAGTTTCTGCTGATGGCCGGAAATTCCGTCGGTATTGCCCTAATCGGGATTACCCTGGCGTCTTTGATGTACCGAACTCGAAAAGTGGATCCGGCTGCGATCGCAAATCGCTTCCCCTCCTTGTATGAGTTCTCCCTCAACAAGTGGTTTATTGATGACCTCTATGAGCGCACCATCATCAAGGGCTGTCGACGGATTGCTCGTCAGGTTCTAGAGGTTGACTTCAAAGTCGTCGATGGCATCGTTAACTTCGCTGGATTCCTCGCAGTATTAACTGGCGAAGGGCTTAAGTACTTGGAAAGTGGCCGT
- a CDS encoding LD-carboxypeptidase: protein MQACQLPPFLQPGDDLWVTMPSGTLRERQNFDQGVVVLRSHPYSIHLSPNITAQWGYLAGTDTQRRQALIEGLKGDYSGIFCGRGGYGGARLLEDWQWPPTSAKWLVGFSDVTTLLWGLATQGIASVHGPVMTTLAHEPDWSQQRLFDWLAGRPIPALTGKGWGQGKATGILLPGNLTVATHILGTSLCPNLDQVILALEDVGEAPYRLDRMLTQWRMTGVFKQVKGIALGRFSDCEAPTGIPSLTVEEVLRDRLEDLGIPIVSGLPFGHGAPNAALPVGVPAHLDGDQGTLSVEAP, encoded by the coding sequence ATGCAAGCCTGTCAGCTCCCTCCTTTTTTGCAACCGGGTGATGATCTTTGGGTAACAATGCCCAGCGGCACCCTCCGAGAGCGGCAGAATTTTGATCAAGGGGTTGTGGTGTTGCGATCGCACCCCTACTCCATCCACCTATCCCCGAACATCACCGCTCAGTGGGGCTATCTTGCTGGCACCGATACTCAGCGCAGACAAGCCCTGATCGAGGGGCTCAAAGGCGACTATTCCGGCATCTTTTGTGGACGAGGCGGTTATGGCGGCGCTCGACTTTTAGAAGACTGGCAATGGCCTCCTACCTCTGCCAAATGGCTGGTGGGGTTTTCCGATGTGACGACTCTTCTCTGGGGACTCGCTACTCAGGGAATCGCTAGTGTTCATGGTCCGGTGATGACCACCTTGGCCCATGAACCCGACTGGTCCCAGCAGCGACTGTTTGATTGGCTCGCCGGTCGTCCCATACCCGCCCTCACAGGCAAAGGGTGGGGTCAGGGCAAAGCAACCGGTATCTTATTACCCGGCAATTTAACGGTGGCAACCCATATCTTAGGAACGTCTCTCTGCCCCAACCTAGACCAGGTGATCTTAGCCCTAGAAGATGTGGGAGAAGCCCCTTATCGGCTGGATCGGATGCTAACCCAATGGCGTATGACTGGGGTATTTAAGCAGGTAAAAGGTATTGCCCTCGGGCGCTTTAGTGATTGTGAAGCCCCTACCGGGATTCCTAGCTTAACGGTGGAAGAAGTTCTCCGCGATCGCTTGGAGGATTTAGGTATCCCCATTGTGTCGGGGTTACCCTTTGGCCATGGCGCTCCCAACGCAGCTTTACCCGTGGGTGTCCCTGCCCATTTAGATGGCGATCAGGGGACATTAAGCGTTGAGGCTCCTTAG
- a CDS encoding Calvin cycle protein CP12, which produces MSNIQEKIEKELEQARETCDTSGATSGECAAAWDAVEELQAEASHQRKSNNEDKNSLEQYCDDNPDAAECRIYDD; this is translated from the coding sequence ATGTCCAACATTCAAGAAAAAATTGAAAAAGAGCTAGAGCAAGCCCGAGAAACTTGTGATACTAGCGGTGCCACTTCTGGTGAGTGTGCAGCAGCCTGGGATGCAGTGGAAGAGCTGCAAGCCGAAGCATCCCATCAGCGTAAAAGCAATAACGAAGATAAAAACTCCCTTGAGCAATATTGTGATGATAATCCTGATGCTGCTGAGTGTCGGATTTACGATGACTAA
- a CDS encoding NnrU family protein, with the protein MSTDPHSWFAPSHFIMLALLGGFGLTHSGLASLRMTAEKKLGARLYRVIFALASITAAVIVIGYFLKHRYDGVLLWQLQGTPGLKSFVWALSAISFIFLYPATFNLLEIAAIQKPQVHLYETGIIRICRHPQMVGQVIWCIAHLLWVGTSFTLATCLGLIGYHLFGVWHGDQRLAKRYGEAFAAVKERTSIVPFLAIAQGKQTFQLKEFLKPAYVGVAGFVWLFWIAHPLMMRAAFNVRW; encoded by the coding sequence ATGTCCACTGATCCCCATTCTTGGTTTGCTCCCTCTCACTTCATCATGTTGGCCTTACTGGGCGGCTTTGGGTTAACCCATAGCGGCTTGGCCTCCCTGCGAATGACCGCAGAGAAAAAATTAGGGGCGCGACTGTATCGCGTAATTTTTGCCCTAGCGAGTATCACTGCAGCCGTGATTGTGATCGGCTATTTTCTCAAGCATCGTTACGATGGGGTGCTGCTCTGGCAACTACAGGGCACCCCCGGTTTAAAGAGCTTCGTTTGGGCCTTGTCAGCCATTTCCTTTATTTTTCTCTATCCCGCTACGTTTAACCTGCTGGAAATTGCGGCCATCCAAAAGCCCCAGGTGCATCTCTACGAAACGGGTATTATTCGCATCTGTCGCCATCCCCAAATGGTAGGCCAGGTGATTTGGTGTATTGCCCATTTACTTTGGGTGGGCACATCCTTTACCCTGGCCACCTGTTTGGGACTGATTGGTTATCACTTGTTTGGGGTTTGGCATGGTGATCAGCGTTTGGCTAAACGCTATGGAGAGGCCTTTGCAGCGGTCAAAGAGCGCACCTCCATTGTTCCCTTTCTAGCTATTGCCCAGGGCAAACAAACCTTCCAGTTGAAAGAGTTTTTGAAGCCTGCCTATGTCGGGGTGGCTGGCTTTGTTTGGCTATTTTGGATTGCCCATCCCTTAATGATGCGTGCAGCATTCAACGTTCGCTGGTAG
- a CDS encoding co-chaperone YbbN, whose amino-acid sequence MLPATNTQTFNPDVLQSETPVLVSFWAPWCGVCRWVEPMLIQVQADYGSALKIVTVNADENFPIASQYRLTNIPSLLLFHQGRLIHRMDHFCDGRRPAFGHRTEALHLLEKALGKIVPSLMSAG is encoded by the coding sequence ATGCTGCCTGCGACTAATACCCAGACTTTTAACCCAGACGTTTTACAATCTGAGACGCCCGTTCTAGTTAGCTTTTGGGCACCTTGGTGTGGGGTCTGTCGTTGGGTGGAGCCGATGCTGATCCAGGTACAAGCAGATTACGGTTCGGCACTCAAAATTGTTACCGTCAATGCCGACGAAAATTTTCCCATTGCCAGCCAATATCGGCTCACGAATATTCCGAGTTTGCTGCTATTCCACCAGGGTCGCTTGATCCATCGCATGGACCACTTTTGCGATGGCCGAAGGCCGGCCTTCGGCCATCGCACCGAAGCATTGCACTTACTAGAGAAAGCCCTCGGCAAGATTGTTCCATCCCTAATGTCTGCCGGGTAA
- a CDS encoding Calvin cycle protein CP12, with the protein MPLTLETAAPTLEQSVAMETRMEDALSQARETCASEGATSKACAVAWDIVEELQAEYSHKKVQEQPSQFEDFCDDNPNAEECRVYDV; encoded by the coding sequence ATGCCCCTTACTTTAGAGACAGCTGCACCGACCCTTGAGCAATCTGTAGCCATGGAAACCCGTATGGAAGATGCTTTAAGCCAAGCTCGTGAAACGTGTGCGAGCGAAGGCGCGACTTCCAAAGCCTGTGCAGTTGCCTGGGATATCGTCGAAGAGCTCCAAGCTGAATATTCTCACAAGAAAGTACAAGAGCAGCCTTCTCAGTTTGAAGACTTTTGTGATGATAACCCTAATGCAGAAGAGTGCCGCGTTTACGACGTTTAA
- a CDS encoding fructosamine kinase family protein — MSVWTEIQRQISQIQGKDFAIATRNSVGGGSINQAYQVSDGQEHYFVKLNQASKVAMFEAEAEGLKDMQASRSIRVPKLIGWGAAEGQSYIILEWIPLGHGDSQAWFAMGQQLAAMHRQAHDQGFGWHQNNTIGDTPQRNPWTENWGEFFAEHRIGYQLQLAQRHGGHFRQGDVLVDKIPALLTHPVASSLVHGDLWSGNAAFSQAGEPIILDPATYYGDREVDLAMTELFGGFPSAFYRGYQATWPLAEGYQQRKTLYNLYHILNHFNLFGGGYASQAQGMIEQVLTMR, encoded by the coding sequence ATGTCTGTATGGACTGAGATTCAGCGCCAGATTAGTCAAATACAAGGGAAAGATTTTGCGATCGCAACTCGCAATTCTGTAGGCGGTGGCAGTATCAATCAGGCCTATCAGGTGAGTGACGGTCAGGAACACTATTTCGTCAAACTCAATCAGGCCAGCAAAGTGGCGATGTTTGAAGCAGAAGCAGAGGGTCTCAAAGACATGCAGGCGTCCCGCAGTATTCGGGTGCCGAAGCTGATAGGATGGGGCGCTGCCGAAGGACAAAGCTATATCATCCTGGAATGGATTCCCTTAGGCCATGGCGATTCCCAAGCGTGGTTTGCGATGGGGCAACAACTGGCCGCGATGCATCGCCAGGCTCATGATCAAGGTTTTGGCTGGCACCAAAACAACACGATTGGCGATACCCCTCAGCGCAATCCTTGGACTGAGAATTGGGGAGAATTTTTTGCCGAGCATCGCATTGGCTATCAGCTCCAGCTGGCTCAACGGCATGGCGGGCATTTTCGCCAGGGGGATGTGCTTGTGGATAAAATCCCTGCACTATTGACTCACCCTGTCGCGTCCTCTTTAGTTCACGGCGATCTGTGGTCAGGCAATGCAGCCTTTAGTCAGGCCGGAGAACCGATTATTCTAGACCCTGCAACCTACTATGGCGATCGAGAAGTCGATCTTGCCATGACTGAGCTTTTTGGGGGATTTCCGTCGGCATTTTATCGGGGATATCAAGCGACTTGGCCCCTAGCCGAAGGCTATCAACAGCGTAAAACTCTCTACAATCTGTATCACATCCTGAATCACTTCAATTTGTTTGGTGGCGGATATGCATCACAAGCCCAGGGAATGATTGAGCAAGTGTTAACAATGCGCTAG